In Marixanthomonas ophiurae, one genomic interval encodes:
- the corA gene encoding magnesium/cobalt transporter CorA — protein MTARKKRRIKLPKVKPHKNRNEVPGQVTYTGKKESTVTKLEIIDYSKDHYKRIDTENIEDAFEFETSEHVTWINVNGLNNTKEIERLGDYYSLHPLIQEDIVTTNQRPKMDEYEDYLFIVFKMLHYTDDGDFVNEHVSLVVGHNYVTTFQEADGDVFDGLRDRIENSKGRVRNKGADYLMFALLDAVVDNYFSVIETLSAKIELIEDQLFEDKVEDDITQDIQVLKKEILRIRRAVIPLREVINRLEKTDTALIEARTQNYIRDLYDHIIQVSESVDIYREMIWGLMDMYMTTISNKMNEVMKVLTIMASIFIPLTFMAGIYGMNFEHMPELHLRYGYYYLWGAMILVFFGLLWYFKRKKWL, from the coding sequence ATGACTGCAAGAAAAAAACGCCGTATAAAACTTCCGAAAGTAAAACCTCATAAAAACAGGAATGAAGTCCCTGGGCAAGTAACGTATACGGGTAAAAAAGAATCTACGGTTACTAAGTTGGAAATCATTGACTATTCAAAAGATCATTACAAACGAATAGACACTGAAAATATTGAAGATGCATTTGAATTTGAGACGTCAGAGCATGTTACTTGGATTAATGTCAACGGTCTTAATAACACTAAAGAAATAGAGCGCCTTGGTGATTATTACAGTTTGCATCCGCTGATTCAAGAGGATATTGTGACCACCAATCAACGTCCAAAGATGGATGAATACGAAGATTACTTATTTATTGTTTTTAAAATGTTGCATTATACGGACGATGGCGATTTTGTAAACGAACATGTAAGTTTAGTGGTTGGCCATAATTATGTCACCACCTTTCAGGAAGCAGATGGCGATGTGTTTGATGGATTACGAGACCGAATTGAAAATTCGAAGGGTCGTGTTCGAAATAAAGGTGCAGATTATCTAATGTTCGCTTTATTAGATGCGGTAGTTGATAATTACTTTAGTGTAATTGAAACATTAAGCGCAAAAATTGAATTAATAGAAGATCAATTATTTGAAGATAAAGTTGAAGACGATATTACTCAAGATATTCAAGTTTTAAAGAAAGAAATATTACGAATTAGAAGGGCAGTAATACCCTTGCGAGAAGTAATAAATAGACTTGAAAAAACCGATACCGCATTAATTGAAGCACGGACTCAAAACTATATTCGTGATTTATACGATCATATTATTCAAGTTTCAGAAAGTGTCGATATTTATCGTGAAATGATTTGGGGCTTAATGGATATGTACATGACAACCATCAGTAATAAGATGAACGAAGTCATGAAAGTACTGACGATTATGGCATCTATTTTTATTCCATTGACATTTATGGCTGGTATCTACGGAATGAACTTCGAGCATATGCCCGAACTTCATTTACGCTACGGATATTACTACCTATGGGGCGCTATGATCCTTGTCTTTTTTGGCTTATTATGGTATTTTAAAAGAAAAAAGTGGCTTTAA